Proteins found in one Solitalea lacus genomic segment:
- a CDS encoding adenosylcobalamin-dependent ribonucleoside-diphosphate reductase: MTSLSPNALKVLQCRYLRRKSDGFLETPEDLFRRVARAIAAAEIYWGTASDAEKWEELFYSALSQLLFLPNSPTLMNAGTKLNQLSACFVLPVEDSMESIFSTLKLAALIQQSGGGTGFNFSHLRPQNDLVTATGGTASGPVSFMKIFDAATEYIKQGGKRRGANMGILNVEHPDIEEFISTKREKGVLTNFNISVGVSDAFMVAVERGEVWNLVHPNTKEIVKSIESKKLWDDIVESAWKSGDPGLIFLDTINAVNPIPQIGNIESTNPCGEVPLLPYESCNLASINLSKFIIETNGKRTIDWRHLEKIVKIVTRFLDNVIEVNNYLLPEIKTIVQGNRKIGLGVMGWAELLILLEIPYDSTSAIELGEKLMQFIQQKSFDTSIELAAQRGVFKNWTQSIYYPQTSIRNATRLSIAPTGTISILANTSSSIEPLFALAYQRNHVLNNESLAEINSLFIEYLYRNNLYSENIIEQVKVEGIARNVNELPESVKNIFKTALEISPEWHLKHQVVFQKYTDNAVSKTINLTEDASISTVDYIYRTAWREKAKGITIFRYHSKGKQVLEKGIKSSVKACKVCIE, translated from the coding sequence ATGACTTCTTTATCTCCAAATGCTTTAAAAGTACTTCAATGTAGGTACTTGCGTAGGAAAAGTGATGGGTTTCTTGAAACACCTGAGGATTTATTTCGAAGAGTGGCAAGAGCTATTGCCGCTGCGGAAATATACTGGGGAACGGCAAGCGATGCTGAAAAATGGGAAGAGCTATTTTATTCGGCATTGAGCCAGCTTTTATTTCTTCCTAATTCTCCCACACTCATGAATGCTGGCACCAAACTTAATCAGCTAAGTGCATGTTTTGTTTTACCTGTTGAGGATAGTATGGAAAGTATTTTCAGTACATTGAAATTGGCTGCCCTAATTCAGCAAAGTGGAGGCGGAACTGGCTTTAATTTCTCTCACCTTCGACCCCAAAACGATTTGGTAACGGCTACAGGTGGCACTGCATCCGGCCCTGTTTCCTTTATGAAAATATTTGACGCAGCTACCGAATACATTAAACAAGGTGGCAAACGAAGAGGCGCCAACATGGGAATCCTGAATGTGGAGCACCCAGATATTGAAGAATTTATTAGCACCAAAAGAGAGAAAGGAGTGCTAACCAATTTCAATATTTCGGTGGGAGTTTCGGATGCTTTTATGGTTGCAGTAGAAAGGGGGGAGGTGTGGAACCTAGTTCACCCCAACACAAAAGAAATAGTAAAAAGTATTGAATCAAAAAAACTTTGGGATGACATTGTAGAAAGTGCCTGGAAAAGCGGTGATCCTGGGTTAATTTTTCTGGATACAATTAATGCAGTAAATCCAATTCCTCAAATTGGGAATATTGAATCAACTAATCCTTGTGGCGAAGTTCCATTACTTCCTTACGAATCATGTAATCTGGCTTCCATTAACCTTTCAAAATTTATAATTGAAACAAACGGAAAACGAACTATTGATTGGCGCCATTTAGAGAAGATTGTGAAAATTGTAACTCGTTTTTTAGATAATGTAATTGAAGTGAATAATTACCTGTTGCCTGAGATTAAAACAATTGTACAAGGTAACCGCAAAATAGGATTGGGAGTTATGGGATGGGCTGAGCTGCTGATTTTACTCGAAATTCCTTATGATTCAACCTCAGCAATAGAATTAGGAGAAAAATTAATGCAATTTATTCAGCAAAAAAGCTTCGATACCTCCATTGAATTGGCAGCGCAAAGAGGCGTATTTAAAAACTGGACTCAAAGTATCTATTATCCCCAAACATCTATACGGAATGCAACCAGGTTAAGTATTGCACCCACTGGCACTATCTCGATCCTTGCCAACACCTCTTCGTCCATTGAACCCCTCTTCGCATTAGCTTATCAGCGTAATCATGTTTTAAATAATGAAAGTTTGGCTGAGATTAACAGCTTATTTATTGAATATCTTTATCGAAATAACCTCTATTCAGAAAATATTATTGAACAGGTTAAAGTGGAAGGGATTGCTAGAAATGTGAATGAACTCCCTGAATCGGTTAAAAATATTTTTAAAACTGCCCTTGAGATTTCTCCTGAATGGCACCTCAAACATCAAGTGGTATTTCAAAAATACACCGATAATGCAGTTTCGAAAACCATTAACTTGACTGAGGATGCAAGCATTTCAACCGTTGATTATATTTATAGAACCGCATGGCGAGAAAAGGCGAAAGGCATTACCATTTTTCGTTATCACTCAAAAGGGAAACAAGTACTTGAAAAAGGGATTAAAAGCAGCGTGAAAGCTTGCAAGGTTTGCATTGAATAA
- a CDS encoding glycoside hydrolase family 3 C-terminal domain-containing protein: MRVVYLFFALIIGINTVYGQNRSDQEALQIANDVLSKMTLSEKALLLHGDHIFSFPGIKRLGIPVFYPIDGPCSVRPELSDGGRYIHVGDTVDCATAFPTLSALSATWDADLAFQFGNAISNEFRARGKDMYLGPGVNIVRTPLCGRNFEYMGEDPFLTSSISTPIIQGVQQNNVAACIKHFALNNQELDRFAVNVTASERALHEIYFPAFETAVKKGGALSLMGGYNKFNGDWCCESEFLLNKTLKQDWGFKGVVISDWGAIHSMTKAMKAGCDLESNFSREYLNIQKAVNEGTLPVSLVDEKVRRVLWMYAKLRMIGPDAEKRVKGELRTEKHKLLARKIAEESIVLLKNQGHILPLDKNKISKLLIVGKVADSRLTIDINAKAVNDLLGGGSGEAKPLYEITPLEGIRHYLSASSQVEYIANPENYKDADFVKKVKNVDAVLVFTGNTHEQEHEGEDRKDILLPKGQDEMVRAILAIRPRAVIINQSGAPVAMPWEKKAKAIVQNWFNGQENGNALARVIFGEVNPSGKLSCTFPKQLSDVACHSLDAYKSKSENYIEDILVGYRWFDKQGINPLFAFGHGLSYAKFKFGKIKITQLAEGDSIKVVVPVTNQSNRTGTEVVQLYISEISPSVLRPNQELKGFQRIQLAAHETKEVALNLSTRDFSYWSEIEHGWKYNSGNYEIRVGASSRDIRVSKEITLKENFNLLQANELK, from the coding sequence CTCCATGGCGACCATATATTTAGTTTCCCGGGTATCAAGAGATTGGGTATCCCGGTATTTTATCCAATTGACGGTCCTTGTTCGGTAAGGCCCGAATTGTCGGATGGTGGGCGTTACATTCACGTGGGAGATACTGTCGATTGTGCAACAGCTTTTCCGACCCTGTCGGCCTTATCGGCAACTTGGGATGCTGACCTAGCATTTCAGTTTGGTAATGCCATTTCCAATGAATTTAGGGCGCGGGGAAAAGATATGTATTTGGGGCCAGGGGTTAATATTGTGAGAACCCCTTTATGTGGACGGAATTTTGAATACATGGGGGAAGATCCGTTTTTGACATCATCCATATCTACTCCTATAATACAGGGTGTACAGCAGAATAATGTTGCTGCCTGTATCAAGCACTTTGCCTTGAACAATCAGGAGTTGGATAGGTTTGCTGTTAATGTAACAGCCAGCGAGCGGGCATTGCATGAAATTTATTTTCCTGCTTTTGAAACAGCAGTAAAAAAGGGAGGAGCATTGAGTTTGATGGGGGGCTACAATAAATTTAATGGTGATTGGTGCTGTGAAAGCGAATTTTTGTTGAATAAGACATTAAAACAAGACTGGGGATTTAAAGGGGTAGTTATAAGTGATTGGGGGGCTATTCATTCGATGACCAAAGCAATGAAAGCTGGCTGCGATTTGGAATCAAATTTTTCGCGAGAGTATCTTAATATTCAGAAGGCTGTAAATGAAGGAACACTTCCTGTTTCGCTTGTTGATGAAAAGGTTAGAAGAGTACTGTGGATGTATGCTAAGCTAAGAATGATTGGACCAGATGCTGAGAAAAGGGTAAAAGGTGAATTACGTACCGAAAAGCATAAGTTGCTGGCTCGAAAGATTGCTGAAGAATCAATTGTTTTATTGAAGAACCAAGGGCATATTCTGCCTTTAGATAAGAATAAAATTTCCAAACTCCTCATTGTGGGAAAGGTAGCAGATTCCCGATTAACGATAGATATTAATGCAAAAGCTGTTAATGATTTGCTTGGCGGAGGAAGCGGAGAAGCTAAACCATTGTACGAAATAACACCATTAGAAGGTATTAGGCACTATCTGTCTGCTTCCTCTCAAGTAGAGTACATTGCTAATCCGGAGAACTATAAGGATGCTGATTTTGTAAAAAAAGTAAAAAATGTAGATGCTGTTTTGGTTTTCACAGGAAATACGCATGAGCAAGAGCATGAGGGCGAGGACCGAAAGGATATTCTACTTCCTAAAGGACAAGATGAAATGGTTCGGGCTATACTTGCCATACGGCCAAGAGCCGTAATAATTAACCAAAGTGGAGCTCCGGTTGCTATGCCATGGGAAAAAAAGGCCAAGGCCATTGTTCAGAATTGGTTCAACGGACAAGAAAATGGAAATGCGCTTGCTCGGGTTATTTTCGGAGAGGTAAATCCTTCAGGAAAATTAAGCTGTACATTTCCTAAACAGTTGTCAGATGTAGCCTGCCATTCTTTAGATGCTTATAAGTCTAAAAGCGAAAATTATATAGAGGATATTTTGGTAGGATACCGTTGGTTTGATAAACAAGGTATCAATCCACTTTTTGCATTTGGTCATGGTTTGTCATATGCTAAATTTAAGTTTGGAAAGATCAAAATTACCCAATTAGCAGAAGGCGATTCTATTAAAGTTGTTGTTCCTGTAACAAATCAAAGTAATAGAACGGGTACAGAAGTAGTTCAATTATATATTAGTGAAATTTCTCCATCAGTATTAAGACCGAATCAAGAATTAAAAGGTTTTCAGCGGATTCAACTGGCAGCTCATGAAACCAAAGAAGTGGCATTGAATTTATCAACTAGAGATTTCTCCTATTGGAGTGAAATAGAACATGGATGGAAGTATAATTCAGGGAACTATGAAATTAGAGTAGGCGCTTCTTCCCGAGATATTCGCGTAAGCAAAGAAATTACTTTAAAAGAGAACTTTAACTTATTACAAGCAAATGAGCTCAAGTAA